A segment of the Deltaproteobacteria bacterium genome:
GAAAAGCAGGGTATGGAGTTTTTCACCCGAGGTCGTAGCCAGGGCGAACATGATTAAGGCGGCAAAAAAAGCATTAACAATCACCCCGGTTAAAATAAGGGTATTGGCCTCGATGGACTGGGCCTTCTGGGCGATGGCCAGAACCAGGGTGATGGTTATTAAAGCCCCTAAAAAGGCCATAGTCGGAATACCCCCCCAAAAAAGAACCCCGAAAATGATGCCGGCCACGGCCCCAAGGGCCGCCCCGCTGGAAATACCGAGCAGAAAGGGCTCGGCTAAAGGGTTACGCATCAGGGCTTGAAAAACCACCCCCCCGATGGACAATGACCAACCCACAATCCCGGCCAGAAGGACCCTGGGCAGCCGAAGATCCCAGAGGATGGCACGGGAAGTGGAATCCAACCCGGCTCCAACCAGCCCTTGAAAGACCGGGATTCTGACCGAACCCCATCCCAGGCCCATGGCACAGGCCCCCAGAAGGATCAGGGTCAAAAGGCCCAGAACCGAAATGAGTTTTTTATAAGTGACCAAACAGGCTCCCGTTCATTATTTATCCCTGAGACCCAATTCCCGTATCTCAATGACCATTATGGAATCTTTTAGATTTCGCTCATAAGCGGTTATTTCCAGGCTTTTCTTAAAGGGCGGGCCATCCAAAACCAGGGTATGGTATTCCCCCTGCTCTCCGCATAAATCCAGACCGGTTTCCGAACCAAGGGCGCATAATTGTTCAATGGAATGATTGTTTATTTCCCGGCCCAGCCATTCTTCCGTAAACCAGGGCTTCTTGACCCCTGAAAAAACAACCCGAAACCCCCTGGACAGAAGGCGGTTCAGAAGCCCAAGCCGGTCCTGTCCCCAAAGAGGCGTCAAAACCCTCATCCCGGAAGGGAGGCTGCATTCCCGGATCCAATTGGGATAACCGTCCACCTGGGCGATATCGCCGGTTACCAGGGTATCGACTCCAAGCCCTTCTTTTATCGAAAAAATGGCCTTTTCATAATTTTCTTGAAAAGGCTCCGAAATATTAACTATATAATGGGGAATCTCCAGTGCCTGGGCCTGCATCTTCATAAAAGAAATGGGGTGGGCCAAAAAATCGGCCCCATCAGGAATAAAGGTCACTAAATTCCTGATGGCATACCCTGACAACCTGGCCTCATAAAGGGCCAGGGCCGAGTCCTTCCCTCCGGTCCATAAAACGGCTGCTTTCATTATTATTTTCCCTTTCTCAACTCCGGGTGAATGGCCCTGGCCAAAGCTTCCAGTCCATCGATCAGTCGGGGAGAGGGCCGGTCCAGAAGATCGGAATCAAGGATATGAATCCTGCCCTGCCTGACGGCCGGCAGTTGATCCCATCGTTGCCAGCGATCCTTTTTCCGCTCCGCTGCGACTCCCCGCTCCATGGAGGTGATCAGGATGACCTCGGGACTGGAGCGCAGCACCTGTTCCAAACTGTATTTTGGATATTTAATGGATTCCTTACCGCTGATATTGATCCCCCCGGCCAATTGAATCAAATGGTTATGAAAGGTATCCTGGCCTACGGTGATTAAGGGATTTTCATTGATCTGTAAAAAAACCCTGGGATGGGACAATGGGGAACAGGCTTGAACGATCCGCTCGGCCCGTATCTTAAGAACCCGGACCAGCCCTTCCGCCCTATGGGTCTGTTGGACTATCCGCCCGATGGTTTCAATGGTTTCATAAACCTCGTTCAAGTTTTTCGGGTTGGTCACCAGGACCGGTATACCGAAACCGACCAGCCTTTCCACTGAACCTTTTTCATTGCCGTCGGCCGTAGCGATCACCAAATCCGGTTTTAAGGAAAGGATCCTTTCAATGTTCAGGTCGATATAACTGCCCACCCGGATTTTGGACAAGGCCCCGGCCGGGTAGTTGCAGTGTTGGGTCACACCGATCACCCGGGCGCCTAAACCCAGGGTGAAAAGGATCTCTGTAATGTTCGGGGCCAGGGAAATGATCCGCTGGTAATCTTTCGGGACCACCCGGCGATTGTAAAAATCCAGATCTCCCGCGGCCCATAAAGGGGCCGGAAGCGCCTGGAGCCAAAGGAGGAAAAAAACAAAGCCTCTGATAAAAAACGTTAGTGGGCCCATAAAATAAACTGAATATGATTCGTGGCGCCCCCTGCGGAAGCCACGAATCATCAAAAAGATTTACTCCGAACTCCGAACTCTATGCTCCGAACTCTATTTTCGTATTAGAAGTTATACACCACCCCCACCGTAATCGAGCGTCCCGGGGACGGATAGCCCTGATCGCTGAAGCTGGTTCCCGGCTGTTCCGTATAGCTACCGTCCGTGAGATTCAACAGGGACAGGGTTCCTGTCCAGTTCTTGGTAAAAGGATGACTCACTTTCAAGTCCAGGGTATAATAGGACACGAAGGTTTTTTCTAACTGCCTTACCTTGGGAAAGGCACTGTAATCATCATAATAGAAAACCCGCTCCCCGAGGTATCTCCCGGTCAGGTTGAGGCGGGTTTTCCAGCAGGTCAGATAGCCGATCGAGAGTCGGGCCTGATGCTGCGGGACGGCCGCCGCCTTCCGTTCCACGATTTCAGTCGTATTAAACAGGGCATCCTTTAATTCCCGATTCTTCTGTTTGGAATCCAGATAGGTATATCCCAGGACAAGGGAAAGGTCCTTTATCGGGTTCCATTGGATCCCAACTTCTCCACCCCAGGTATTCTGTTCGTTCACATTCTGGGGCTGCCAGTTGCCATTGGCATCCGGAATCCATTGAATCTTGTCTTTGACCTCCCAGCGAAAGAGCCCCGCGGTGAACTGGACCTTGTTATCCTTCAAGGCGTGATCCAGGGTGATTTCATAGCTCACCCCCTTTTCCGGGGAAAGTTTGGCATTCCCAAATCCCGGCCAGAATAAGTCGTTGAAAGTCGGTGGCCGGAAAGCCCGTCCGTAGTGGAATTTGATATTGGTCCGATCCATGGGGGCATAGACCGCTCCCAAATCAGGACTGAATTCCGACCCGTACCGGGAGGTATTATCATAGCGCAGGCCGCCGATAAGCCGCAATCGAGAAAGGGCCTGCCAGTGTTCCTGGGCAAAGATGCCCCAGATGTTATTATCGGGGATCCAGCGGGTAGTGGTAATTTGAGAAGTACTCAAGTCTTTGGATTTTTGTTCGGCCTCCAGATCTTCCTTCCGATAATCCGTACCGAGAGTCAGCTTATGATCTTTATGAAAGGCCCAACGCAGATCCAGTTTAGTACCATAGATGTTGGATTTATAGGAAAACCGGTCTTCTACTGCCGACGGAAAGCCCATATATTTTTGTCGATAAAGAAGTTCCCGAAAATCCTGATAGCCCTGCCAATGGACCTGAAGACTTTCCGCCGGCTCCCATTGCACTCGCAGGGCATTGTTGAACATATTATCATCCTGATGATCGAACAAACTGGAGACCTGGCTGTTGCCGAAGACCGGGATGGCTCCTGATGCCGGTTTGGGACCCGGGACCCCTATGCCGTCCTGGTGGGCCTGGGTCAAGAGACTCAAGGACAGGCGGTCCAGGAGTTGATAGGTCAATTTGGAGGAAAAATCCTTACCCTCATACTTGGAATTGTCCCGATGACCGTCCGAGGATTTGCGGCCGGCAGTCAACAGATAACCAAAACGGTCCAGGGTCTGACCGTGTTCGGCTTGCACCGTCTGGGTATTAAAAGTTCCGTAAGATGCACCGGCTTTGAATGTGGGTTTAAGCGGCGGGTTTTTAGTGATCACATTAATGACCCCGCCCAGGGCATTGGCCCCATAAAGGTGGGAGGTCGGGCCTTTAACGATCTCGATGCGTTCCACATGGTCCAGCGGTATTTCGCTTAGATCGGCTGATCCAAAGGTAATGGAATTGGTGGGTCTACCGTCCACCATGACCAAAACCTGGGAAGAGCTGGAACCCCGGATACTTACCGACTGGGCCGAACCTAAAGGGCCATAACCGGTGACATCGATGGACAGGTTCCCTTTGAGTAATTCCCCGACATTCTTGGCCGATGAGGCCTCAATCTCCGGGGCCCCGATGACCATGACGGCATTGGGAATATTTTTGCTCGCTTCCCTGGTCCGGGTCCCGGTGACCACTACTTCCTCCATTTGAACCGGAGGCCCATCGGCCCAGCCTAAAGTGCATCCCATTAACCCCAATCCGGCCGCCAACCACCAACAACTTCTTCTTCTTTTCATTTCCTTCTCCTTTCCCTCGAAAGAGGTCTGTTTATTTTGTCGGCCCAGTATCCTGACTGACGGCAGCCTACTTTCCTCGCCTTCCCATCCCGCCTCCGGCGGTACAGTGGCCTGCTGGGATTTCGTTCCGTCTACAGTTGCGGGGCAGTGCTGGTTTGACCAGACTTCCTGGGACCCGACAATCTTATTACGCGTTGCTCGTTTCTTGTTACTCGTTACATGTTTCTCGTTACTCGTTATTTGTTATTTGTTACTCGTTATTTGTTGGGGTTGCTGCCAATACCAGCAACGGGTAACCAGGAACGAGTAACCTTTATTTATAATAAATCCCATTCATCAAGACGACCTTGGAAGCTTTTCCATAAAACTCGATGATATTCAGACAGGCATAGCCCTGGTCCATAAAAAACATATTTTTAAACCGCAATCCCAGGGCCTGGGCCAGGATAATACGGTTGACGCCGGCATGGGCCACCAAAAGAATATCCTTTCCCTGTTCTTCCTGAAGCAGGGTTTTCAAGCCCTTTAAGACCCGGCTGCGGAATTGGGACCAGTTTTCTCCGCCGGGGAAATAAAAATTTTTCAGGTCATAAAAAAAAAGCGCCTTAAATTCCGGGTTCTTTTTTTTGACCTCATCCCAGGACTTACCATCCCAATCCCCCATATTCATCTCTCGAAAAGCCGGACGGGTAACCGGTCTTATGGAACGGCCCTGGCAGATGGACCGGGCCGAATCCACGGCCCGCTTCAGATCACTGGCATAGGCCTGATCCAACGGGGCCTCTTTTAAGTATTCAGCCAGGGACTGGACCTGTCTTTTCCCCCGAAGGCTGAGGCCCAGATCAGTAAATCCTAAAAACTTTCCTTGCCCTCGACTGACTACTTCTCCATGACGGACTAACAAAAGACGGGTCGGTTTTTTTTGTTCAGACATGAGTGGTCACTCCCAATACGTAAAGCATTCCCCAAACTTCAGTAGATTCTATGACCGCCCCCATAACGTCTCCGGTGATGCCCCCCAATTTTCTAAAGAAATACCAGCCGCAGACCAAACTCCAAAATAAGGCGACTACGATCAATCCCAGTCCATAAATGTTGGCCACGATCAAGGCCGGCCCCCAGGCCAGAAGGGTGGCCCAAAAGAGTTCCTTTTTCCCGGTGCCCTGGACCAGGGCCTGCCCCAGACCGCCCGACGGCCTGGCATAGGGAAACCAGTAACATAAAAAGATCGGGGTCCAGCGGCTGAGCATGGGTATAAGGATGATCCACAGCCACAAGGATGGGAAAGCCACGATTTCTTTCAGGGCCAGATATTTGATCCCCAAAATCAGGATCAGCCCGACGATTCCCATGGTCCCCAAATGAACATCCTTCATAATGCGGAGGCGTCCATCCTGATCGGTCCCGCCGTAAAGGCCGTCCAGACAATCAGCCAGGCCGTCCAAGTGCAAGGCCCCGGTCAGGACCACCCAAAAGGCCACCACCAGCCCACTGGAAACAGGGGTGGGGAAAATAAAAATAACCCCGTAAAAAAAAAACCAAACCAGCCCTCCGATAAGTGCACCCACCAGGGGATAGTATTTACCGGCGGCTGCCACGGAAGCGGAATTTATTTCCCGGCCCTGTCCCAGAGGGATGATAGTTAAAAATCGGAGGGCCAATAAAAAAGAATCCACCTATTTCCCCTTAACGACCAAAGGGATCCCGGCCACCATCAAAATGACCTGATCGGCTATCCGGGCAATCTCCTGCTGCAGCTTTCCGCTCAGATCCCGAAACGTTCGAGCCAGGGAATTTTCCGGAACGATCCCCCAGCCCACTTCATTTCCGATGAGGACCACGGAGGTTTCCAGCCTTTTCAATATCCCTAAAAAAGCCTCCGTTTCCTGAAGGATAGCCTGCCGGTCTTCCCCCATACCCCCCAATAGATTGCTGACCCACAAGGTCAGACAATCCACGACTACAATAGAACAGTGGTTCATTAATTTTTCAATTTGGGAGGTTATGGCCAAAGGTTCTTCGATGGTCAGAAAGGCCGAATTTCTTTCCTCCTGGTGCCGGCGTATACGCTCGGCCATTTCATCATCCAGGCTTTGGGCCGTGGCAATATAGGCCCGGGGTATGGGAAAGGAGGTGGCCCATTGGACGGCCAGACGGGTTTTTCCACTGCGTACCGGGCCGGTGATGAGGGTCAATCGGGCATTGGGGTCGATTTTAGGGTCCAAAATAAAAAATCCTTAAGTTCAAATTTCTGAACTTAAGGATGGCACCCAGCTTACTTGATCCATTAAGTCGAATCCCCCCGTGTCCAACGCTTTTGGGGATTCCTCCATAAAGGCAGGTCTTCTGACTTCCGGATCTTCCTACTTTCCACACCTTCCCGTCCGCCTTAAAACGGACAGTGGCTCTTGCGGATTTCGTCCCCGGATACAGCGGCGGGACCGTGACGGCCTTGAACCGTCTTCCCTTTTAAACCGGTCTTGGTACCTTTACGTGTATTTACTTTATTGAAACAGCCTTTTTATGTCAATAAAAAAATCAGTTTAGTGCCATTAAATTCTTTCCCAAATAAATCGCAGACCAAAAACCAGAAAGGCCATGGTCAAAGATGAACCATAGATGATCCTAACTGTTTTTTGGTAATCCGCCAAGGTTATCTCCGAGCGATCGTCTCCCAAAAAGGCTTTATCGCACTTCTCCCCATCATGATAGGAAGGCCCCCCTAATTGAATCTGTAAAGCCCCGGCCAAAGCCGCTTCGGGGATGGCGGCATTCGGACTTTCCGATTTTCCTCCGTCCCGCCGCCGAATGCGAAAGGCCTCTCCGGCCGAAAGACCGAGAGGCCAGGCCAGGAGGCAGATCAATAAACCGGTGATCCGGGCCGGGATGAAATTAAACAGGTCATCCATTCGTGCCGAGGCCCAGCCGAAATGAAGATAGCGGCTGTCTTTATAACCCACCATGGAATCGAGGGTGCTGACTGTTTTAAAAGCCATAGCTAAAGGCACCCCTCCCAAAAGGAGATAGAACAAAGGGGCGATAACCCCGTCGGAAAGGTTCTCCGCCAGGGTTTCCAGGACCGCTTTCAGGATCTCCGAATAAGTCAGGTGTTCCGTGTCACGGCCGACGATTCGGCTCAAATTTTTTCTGGCCTCGGAAACCCGGCCGTCTTTCAAGGCCTTCACCACCCGGGCCGCTTCCTGATGAAGGGAGCGGGTGGCCAGGGTAGTGTAGGCCAGGATTATTATGAGCAGGGACCCCGCCCAGGGGTGAACTATTTTTACCCAATCGATCAGCCGGTAACTGATCAGAAAAATCCCCACCGGCAATCCAAGGGCCAAAAGACAACCGGCCGCCTTTTCCCAGGAGGGCCGGAAAGAGGGCCATCTCAAAATTTTTTCAAAAACTCGAATTAAAAATCCAATTCCCCGGACCGGATGGGGAAAATATTTTGGGTCGCCTAAGATCAGATCCAGAAGATAAGCCAGGGCAAAGTGATGAGCTTTCAAAGCTAATTATCCCGAACCAAATTTCAGACTTTCCTTAGCTTTTTCCAAGCCCGCTGTGGCTTGCTTCGGCCAGGAGCAGGGCCAGGGCCTTCATATTTCCGCCATGTCCATAATCAATCATAGGTATTCCTGCGGTGGTCCAAAATAAAAATCCTTAAGTCCAAATTTCTGAACTTAAGGACGGCACCCAGTTTACTTAATCCATAAAGGCAGGTCTTCTGACTTCCGGATCTTCCTACTTTCCACGCCTTCCCGTCCGCCTCAAAGCGGACAGTGGCTCTTGCGGATTTCGTCCCCGGATACAGCGGCGGGACCGTGACGGCCTTGAACCGTCTTCCCGTTTAAACCGGTCTTGATACCTTTATGTCAGGATAATTTATCTAACAGGTCCCTTGGAGTCAATAGAAAAAAACAAGCCTCATAATGGAAGAGAAGAAAGTTCAGCCAGGCGCACAATTAAGTTTAAGAAAGATTCCCCCCGGCGGATCTAAATCCTTCTTGATTTCCACAGGCTGCATTCAACACTCTTTGTAATATTTCTTGACAAGGGTAATTTATCCGGATAAATTACCCTTGTCATGAAAATTAAAAAGAGACTTTTTGACCTCAAATTGCCGCCCGGGAAATCCGCTTTTCTCTGGGGCCCCCGCAAAGTCGGGAAAACCTATTGGATCTCCCATAATCTGCCCGGCGTCGAGATCATCGATTTACTAAAAACCGACGTTTTAGCGGAATACATCACCCGCCCGGCCCTTTTGCGGGAACGCTATCTGAATCACAAAGGTCTCATAGTTATAGACGAAGTTCAAAAAATACCGGCCATCCTGGATGAAGTCCATTGGCTTATTGAAAATAAAAATTTATCGTTTTTATTAACCGGCTCCAGCGCCCGTAAATTACGTCGGGGACATGCCAACTTATTGGGCGGCCGGGCCTGGCGCCGGACCATGCCCCCCCTTTCCTCTATGGAAGTAACCGGTTTTAATCTGGAGCGCATTATGGTTTCCGGGCTGCTCCCGCCCCACTTTCTCTCACCCAATCCTATTGAAGACTTACGCTCTTACGTGGCCGATTATCTTAAAGAGGAAATCATCGCCGAGGCCATCACACAAAACATCCCTGCTTTTAACGAATTTCTAAGGGTGGCGGCCATCACTTCCAGCGAGTTGATAAATTACGTGAACATCGGACGGGAAACAGGGGTTTCGCATAAGGTGGTCCGTACTTATTTTGATATTCTTGAAGATACTTATCTGGGTTTTAGAGTTTCGCCCTGGAAGAAGTCAAAAACCAGGCGTATGATCACCACTGAAAAATTTTATTTATTCGATGTGGGTATCGCCAATTATCTGGCCAGACACCAACCTAAAATCGGAAGCCCGGATTTCGGCAAGGCTTTCGAGCATTATATTTTAATGGAATTAAAGGCCTATCAGGCCTACCGCAATCCCGAAATGGCCATAACCTTCTGGCGAACATCCACCGGCCGCGAAGTGGACTTCATTCTTGATGACAAGGCCCTGGCACTTGAAGTAAAAGGCTCTTTCCGCCTTCATGAAAGCGATATCGGTTCTTTGCAGGCCCTCTTGGAAGATGGGCCGGTAAAAAAATGCTGTCTGGTTTGTCTGGAAAAACAGCCGCGCCAATTAACAAAGAATATTGAAGCGATCCCCTGGCCAATGTTTATCGAACGCTTATGGAACGGCGAATTTGCATAAAAATTATGGACCATGCGGTAAGGAAGAAATAAACGAATATATAGCACTTAATAAAACGGCTTTCCGAGGCGGCCTGAACTCAGTTACAGAAGCACGATCCAATAAAGCCCTGTGAAACTAATTTCCGGAGGAAAAACATGATTACCGCCATCGTTTTGTCTTCGGTTTCTACCGTTGTCCGAAGCGTTTGCTGGTTTCCTGGCGAGGAGACCAAGGGTCCGGTTCCCTTTCGCTCAGGGACTGAATATTTGGGAGAATCAAATGACTTTAGTTGTAAGTGAAATTTCTCGGCATGGTGTTGTAATGATCGGCGATTCGGCTATAACATATTCGGATGCATATGGGTCCCCTGTAGATGCAATAGAAGGTGCTGCAAAGGTACAATATTCTGAAAAGGCGAATATTGGTTTTGCTATCTGGGGTAATGGAATAATTCAGGGACAGCAAATAGATGCGTGGCTTAAAGATTTTATTGACTCCAGCATTGTTGAAAATGAGGAGTTAGAATCTGTTGGTCAAAGGCTTACCGCAAGACTTAGAATCGAATTAGAAAAAGAAAATAGA
Coding sequences within it:
- the cobD gene encoding cobalamin biosynthesis protein CobD, which codes for MKAHHFALAYLLDLILGDPKYFPHPVRGIGFLIRVFEKILRWPSFRPSWEKAAGCLLALGLPVGIFLISYRLIDWVKIVHPWAGSLLIIILAYTTLATRSLHQEAARVVKALKDGRVSEARKNLSRIVGRDTEHLTYSEILKAVLETLAENLSDGVIAPLFYLLLGGVPLAMAFKTVSTLDSMVGYKDSRYLHFGWASARMDDLFNFIPARITGLLICLLAWPLGLSAGEAFRIRRRDGGKSESPNAAIPEAALAGALQIQLGGPSYHDGEKCDKAFLGDDRSEITLADYQKTVRIIYGSSLTMAFLVFGLRFIWERI
- a CDS encoding cobalamin-binding protein; protein product: MGPLTFFIRGFVFFLLWLQALPAPLWAAGDLDFYNRRVVPKDYQRIISLAPNITEILFTLGLGARVIGVTQHCNYPAGALSKIRVGSYIDLNIERILSLKPDLVIATADGNEKGSVERLVGFGIPVLVTNPKNLNEVYETIETIGRIVQQTHRAEGLVRVLKIRAERIVQACSPLSHPRVFLQINENPLITVGQDTFHNHLIQLAGGINISGKESIKYPKYSLEQVLRSSPEVILITSMERGVAAERKKDRWQRWDQLPAVRQGRIHILDSDLLDRPSPRLIDGLEALARAIHPELRKGK
- a CDS encoding histidine phosphatase family protein gives rise to the protein MSEQKKPTRLLLVRHGEVVSRGQGKFLGFTDLGLSLRGKRQVQSLAEYLKEAPLDQAYASDLKRAVDSARSICQGRSIRPVTRPAFREMNMGDWDGKSWDEVKKKNPEFKALFFYDLKNFYFPGGENWSQFRSRVLKGLKTLLQEEQGKDILLVAHAGVNRIILAQALGLRFKNMFFMDQGYACLNIIEFYGKASKVVLMNGIYYK
- a CDS encoding diphthine--ammonia ligase; translated protein: MKAAVLWTGGKDSALALYEARLSGYAIRNLVTFIPDGADFLAHPISFMKMQAQALEIPHYIVNISEPFQENYEKAIFSIKEGLGVDTLVTGDIAQVDGYPNWIRECSLPSGMRVLTPLWGQDRLGLLNRLLSRGFRVVFSGVKKPWFTEEWLGREINNHSIEQLCALGSETGLDLCGEQGEYHTLVLDGPPFKKSLEITAYERNLKDSIMVIEIRELGLRDK
- the cobS gene encoding adenosylcobinamide-GDP ribazoletransferase is translated as MDSFLLALRFLTIIPLGQGREINSASVAAAGKYYPLVGALIGGLVWFFFYGVIFIFPTPVSSGLVVAFWVVLTGALHLDGLADCLDGLYGGTDQDGRLRIMKDVHLGTMGIVGLILILGIKYLALKEIVAFPSLWLWIILIPMLSRWTPIFLCYWFPYARPSGGLGQALVQGTGKKELFWATLLAWGPALIVANIYGLGLIVVALFWSLVCGWYFFRKLGGITGDVMGAVIESTEVWGMLYVLGVTTHV
- a CDS encoding TonB-dependent receptor, with protein sequence MKRRRSCWWLAAGLGLMGCTLGWADGPPVQMEEVVVTGTRTREASKNIPNAVMVIGAPEIEASSAKNVGELLKGNLSIDVTGYGPLGSAQSVSIRGSSSSQVLVMVDGRPTNSITFGSADLSEIPLDHVERIEIVKGPTSHLYGANALGGVINVITKNPPLKPTFKAGASYGTFNTQTVQAEHGQTLDRFGYLLTAGRKSSDGHRDNSKYEGKDFSSKLTYQLLDRLSLSLLTQAHQDGIGVPGPKPASGAIPVFGNSQVSSLFDHQDDNMFNNALRVQWEPAESLQVHWQGYQDFRELLYRQKYMGFPSAVEDRFSYKSNIYGTKLDLRWAFHKDHKLTLGTDYRKEDLEAEQKSKDLSTSQITTTRWIPDNNIWGIFAQEHWQALSRLRLIGGLRYDNTSRYGSEFSPDLGAVYAPMDRTNIKFHYGRAFRPPTFNDLFWPGFGNAKLSPEKGVSYEITLDHALKDNKVQFTAGLFRWEVKDKIQWIPDANGNWQPQNVNEQNTWGGEVGIQWNPIKDLSLVLGYTYLDSKQKNRELKDALFNTTEIVERKAAAVPQHQARLSIGYLTCWKTRLNLTGRYLGERVFYYDDYSAFPKVRQLEKTFVSYYTLDLKVSHPFTKNWTGTLSLLNLTDGSYTEQPGTSFSDQGYPSPGRSITVGVVYNF
- a CDS encoding ATP-binding protein, with translation MKIKKRLFDLKLPPGKSAFLWGPRKVGKTYWISHNLPGVEIIDLLKTDVLAEYITRPALLRERYLNHKGLIVIDEVQKIPAILDEVHWLIENKNLSFLLTGSSARKLRRGHANLLGGRAWRRTMPPLSSMEVTGFNLERIMVSGLLPPHFLSPNPIEDLRSYVADYLKEEIIAEAITQNIPAFNEFLRVAAITSSELINYVNIGRETGVSHKVVRTYFDILEDTYLGFRVSPWKKSKTRRMITTEKFYLFDVGIANYLARHQPKIGSPDFGKAFEHYILMELKAYQAYRNPEMAITFWRTSTGREVDFILDDKALALEVKGSFRLHESDIGSLQALLEDGPVKKCCLVCLEKQPRQLTKNIEAIPWPMFIERLWNGEFA
- a CDS encoding iron ABC transporter permease translates to MVTYKKLISVLGLLTLILLGACAMGLGWGSVRIPVFQGLVGAGLDSTSRAILWDLRLPRVLLAGIVGWSLSIGGVVFQALMRNPLAEPFLLGISSGAALGAVAGIIFGVLFWGGIPTMAFLGALITITLVLAIAQKAQSIEANTLILTGVIVNAFFAALIMFALATTSGEKLHTLLFWLYGDLSRGRFSDLWAMIPVILSVSFVLYGMARSFNLIASGEEVASQLGLAVERTKWISLILVSFMCGITVAFSGIIGFVGLIVPHLVRMAFGPDHRLLLPASGLFGASFLIGADLLARVLISPSELPVGVITAFLGAPFFLTLLYLRRRSWSP
- the cobU gene encoding bifunctional adenosylcobinamide kinase/adenosylcobinamide-phosphate guanylyltransferase, with product MDPKIDPNARLTLITGPVRSGKTRLAVQWATSFPIPRAYIATAQSLDDEMAERIRRHQEERNSAFLTIEEPLAITSQIEKLMNHCSIVVVDCLTLWVSNLLGGMGEDRQAILQETEAFLGILKRLETSVVLIGNEVGWGIVPENSLARTFRDLSGKLQQEIARIADQVILMVAGIPLVVKGK